In the genome of Streptomyces aquilus, the window GGTTCGACGCCGTGGTGTGCCTGGACAGCGCGCTGCTGTACTGCCACACCAACGCCCAGCTCGACGCGTTCCTCACCTCCTGCCGCCGGGCCCTGTCGCCCGGTGGGCTGCTGGTCGCGGAGCTGCGCAACGGCGCCTACTTCCTCGGCCGCACCGACCTGCTGGACACGCCCACCGCCAACTCCGTCACCTGGCAGGGCACCGTCCACCGTTCCACGACCACGCTCACCGTGGACCGCACGGCCCAACTCCTGCGCCGTGTCCGCGTCTGGACCGCGGACGACGGCTCCGAGCCGGTCGCACAGCACTCGGCGTGGCGGCTGCTGTTCCCCCAGGAGCTACGGCACCTGCTGGCCGCGCACGGCTTCGAGGTGCTCGAACTCCACGACGGACCCGGCCCACGCACCGAACCCCCGTGGCAGGCCGGCCAGTTGCCCGGCGACACGGCGGACGCGGACCGGCTGCATTTCGTCGCACGCCTCCATTCCCCCGCCTGATCTCACACTTCAAGGAACCTCCATGTACGACGAACGTCATCCCGGCCTGCGCCGACGCGGTTTCCTCGCCGCCACCTCACTGGGCGCGCTCGCCCTCACCACCGGCTGCGGCACCGCCGACGGCGACAGCGACGCCAAGAGCGACGGCGCGCCCAAGCCCGGTGGGCGGCTGCGTGCCGCGTTCGCGGGCGGCGGCGCCAGCGAGACCCTCGACCCGCATCTGGCCAACCTCTTCGCCGACGTGGCCCGCGCCAAGGCGCTGTACGACAAGCTCGCGGACTACGGCGCCGACCTCTCCGCGCAGCCCCGGCTGGCCACCCAGTGGGAGCCCAACAAGACCCTCGACCGCTGGCAGGTCACCCTGCGCGAGGCCACCTTCCACGACGGCAAGCCCGTCACCGCCGAGGACGTCCTCTACAGCTACCGCCGTATCGCCGACCCGGACCAGGCGTTCCGCGCCAAGGCGTCCCTGGAGCCCATCGACCTGGACGCCAGCCGCGCCACGGGGCAGCGGTCGATCGAGTTCGTGCTCAAGCGGCCCACGGCCGAATTCCCCAACGTGCTGGCCGCGTTCGGGGCGTACATCGTCCCCGCCGAGGCCACCGACTTCGACAAGAAGCCGATCGGTTCCGGGCCGTTCCGGTTCGTCTCCTTCGCCCCCGGCCGCTCCGCCGTCTTCCGCCGCCACGACGCCTACTGGGAGGGCGCCCCGCACCTGGCCGAGCTCGAATTCGTGGTGGCCAACGAGGAGTCGGCCCGCGTCAACGCGCTCCTCGGCGGACAGGTCGAGTACGCGCACGAACTCAACCCGACCACGGCCCGCGCGCACGAGGGCAAGGGCCAGATCGAGATCGTGCGGCTGCGCAACAGCGCCATGCAGGCGTTCTGCATGAAGACGGACCGGCCGCCCTTCGACGACCCGCGCGTACGCCAGGCGTTCTTCCTCATCGCCGACCGCAGGGAACTCGTCGACGGGGCCCTGTCCGGGGCGGGGGTGGTCGGCAACGACCTGTTCGGCAAGGGGTACGAGTACTACGACGACTCCCTGCCGCAGCGCGAGCAGGATCTCGACAAGGCCCGCGCCCTGCTCAGGCAGGCCGGCGCCGAGAACCTCAAGGTCACCCTGGACACCTCGGCCGTCGCTGCCGGGTTCACCGAGGCCGCGAGCATCTTCCGCGACCAGGCCGCAAAGGCCGGTGTCACGATCGACGTGAAGACGGGCAGCAAGGACTCCTACTGGGCCGACATCCTCGACAACGGCACCCTGTGCTGCTACCGCTCCGGCGCCATGCCCATCGAGGCCCACATCTCCCAGCGGCTACTCACCGGCTCCACCACCAATGCCACCAAGTGGCGGCACAAGGACTTCGACGCGCTCTACGAGCAGGCCCAGTCCACCCGCGACGAGTCCGCGCGGGCCGCCGTCTACGACCGGATGCAGCGCCGCCTGTACACCGAGGGCGGTTTCCTGATCTGGGGGTTCGCCGACTGGATCCTCGGAACGGCCCGCACGGTGCGCGGTGTTGAGGCGAAGGCGCCCGCCAACACGCTCGACTGGGCGCGCTTCGACAAGGTCTGGCTGGCGTGAGCGGACTGCGTTCCTTCGTCGCCCGGCGGCTGCTCCTCGGTGCCGCGCAGACCGTGGCCGTGGTGCTGCTGGTCTTCGCGCTCACCGAGGCGCTGCCGGGCGACGCCGCCGTGGCCCTGGCCGGGGACCAGCCCGACCCGGCCAGGATCGCGGCGATCCGCGCGACCATGCACCTCGACGAGCCCGCCCATGACCGGCTCGCCGACTGGGCGGCGGGACTGCTCCACGGCGATCTCGGCACCTCGCTGGTCTCCGGCCGCCCGGTCGGCCAGTACATCGCCGACGGCTTCGGCCCCACCCTCCTGCTGGCCGCGCTCACCCTGGCGCTGCTCGTACCCCTCGGCTTCGGCCTCGGCGTGTTCGCCGCCCGCCACGAGGGGCGGCCGGCCGACCGGTTGATCAGCTCGGTGACCCTCGCGGTGTACGCGGTGCCCGAGTTCGCCCTCGGGGTGCTGCTGGTGACCGTCCTGGCGCTGCAACTGGCGTGGCTGCCACCGACCGCCGTCGGCTACGGCACGGACCTGCTCGGCCACCCCGCCGCACTCGTCCTGCCGGTGCTCGTCCTGCTGGCGCGGCCGGTGTGCTCGCTGTCCCGGCTGGTACGGGCGGGCATGATCGACGCGCTGGCCTCGCCGTACGTGGCGCAGGCCCGCCGCTACGGGATCCCGGCCCTCCGCGTCCACTACACCCACGCGCTGCCGGGCGCCCTCGCCCCCGCCGTCCAGCAACTCGCCCGCACCGTCGACTGGTTGCTGTGCGGCGTCATCGTCGTGGAGGCGCTGTTCGTGATCCCCGGCCTCGGCACCGTGCTCCTCGACGCCGTCGCCGAACGCGACGTGCCGGTGGTCCAGGGGCTCGCGGTGGTGTTCGGCGTGCTGACCGTCGTCATCAACCTCGGCGCGGACCTCGTGGCCCACCGGCTGGCGCCCCGGGCGGGGGTGGCCGCGTGAGCACGGTGCGTACGGGGCGCTTCGCGCTCGGCGTCGCGGTCATCGCCGTACCGCTGCTCATCGCCCTGCTGGGGCCGACGTTCGCGGGTCAACCGGGGCCGCGGGCACTGTCGTTCACGCTGGGCGACGGTCACTGGCTCGGTACCGACTTCGTGGGCCGGGACGTGTGGCGCCAGGTGCTGCACGGGGGCCGGCCGGTCGTGCTGACCGCGCTGGCCGCCACCGCGCTGTCGTACCTCGTCGCGCTCCCGGTCGGTCTGGCCGGGGCGCTCACGCACCGCCGCTGGCTGGAGGAGCTGCTGATGCGGCCCCTGGACGTCCTGCTGGCGGTGCCGTCCCTGCTGCTGATCCTGCTGGCCGCGACCGTGTTCTCGCCGGGGGCCGTGGGGCTCGCGCTGCTGGTCGCGCTGGTCAACGTGCCCGACGCCGCCCGCATCGTCCGGGCCGCCGCGGCGGAGGCCGCCGCCCGCCCGGCCGTCGAGGCGCTGCGCATGCAGGGCGAGACGTGGTGGCGGATGGCCGTCGGCTACGTCGGCCGGTCCATCCTGCGCACCCTGGCCGCGGACGCCGGGACGCGGCTGACCGGTGTGCTGTACCTGGTCGCGACGGCGGCGTTCCTCGGGGTCGGGGTGGCTCCGGACGCCGCCGACTGGGCGGTCATGGTCGACCGCAACCGTACGGGCCTGTTCGTCCAGCCGTGGGCCGTCGTCGTCCCCGCCCTGCTGATCGTCGCGCTGACGATGGGCACCAATCTCCTCTTCGACGCGGCGCTCGGGGGCGACCGGGGTCGAAACGCGGGAAGGGAAGCACGCTCGTGAACCACAGGGACGACAGTGCGGGGCGGGGCGGGGAGCGCTCGGACACGCAGCCCCTCGCCGAGGAACCGCTGCCTCCGAAGCCCGTCGCCGAAGAACCCTTGGCCGAGCTGCGTGAGCTGCGGGTCGAGATCGGCAGCAGGGCGATCGTCGACGGCGTGACGCTCAGGGTGGTGCCCGGCAAGGTCACCGCCCTGGTCGGCGCCTCCGGCAGCGGCAAGACCACCACCGGGCTGGCCCTGCTCGGGGAGTTCCCGCCGGGGGCCCGCGTGACCGGCGAGGTGCGCCGGGCCACTGACGACCCCGTGGGCTACGTCCCGCAGCATCCCGCGGCCGTGCTCAACCCCGCCCGCCGGATCTCCGCGCTCCTCACCGACATCGCCCGCGCCCAGGTGGGCCATCTGCCGCGAGCGCGGCGCCGGACGGCGGCCCGCGAACGAGTCCTGCACGCGCTCGCCGAGGCCCAACTCCAGGACGCCGACGCCCTCTTGCGCCGTCACCCGCACCAGCTCTCGGGCGGACAGCAGCAGCGCGTCGTCCTCGCGCAGGCCCTGCTGCTGGGTGCCCGGATCATCGTCGCGGACGAGCCCACCACCGGCCAGGACGCCCTCACCAAGAGCCGCGTCGTCGAGCAGTTGGCGGCCGTCGCGGCCCGCGGCATCGCCGTCGTCCTGCTCAGCCACGACCTGGACGTCGTACGGGCGCTCGCCGACGAGGTGATCGTCATGCGGGCGGGCCGGGTCGTGGAATCGGGTCCTGCGCAGCGCCTCTGGTCGGCGCCACGGCATCCGTGGACACGCGAACTCCTCGCCGGACACCCGCAGTTCCCGACACAGGCAAGTTCAACGGGGCGGCCCGTCCTCCAGATCCGGGACCTGGTCGCCCGCCACCGCGACACCACCGTGCGCGGCACGACCGAGGTGCTGCGGACGCCCCGACTCGACCTGCACCACGGCGAGTGCCTCGCCGTGGTCGGCCGTTCCGGCAGCGGCAAGACCACCCTCGCCCGCTGCCTGGCCGGACTCCACCGCGACCACGACGGCCGAGTCCTCCTCGACGGCGCCCCGCTGCCGCGCAGCCTGCGCGGTCGCAGCCGCGCGCAGCTGGCGGCCGTGCAGTACGTCTTCCAGGACGCGCGCGCCGCCTTCGACGAACACCGGCCGGTGCTGCACCAGGTGGCCCGCACCGCCGTACGGCTGCGCGGCACCGACCCCGCCGCGGCGACGCGGGAAGCCCTGGCCACGCTGGCCGGCCTCGGCCTGGACGAGGATCTCGCCCGCCGACGCCCGGGGCGGCTCTCCGGAGGTGAACTCCAGCGAGCCGCCCTCGCCCGCGCCCTGCTGGCCCGCCCCCGCGTCCTCGTCTGCGACGAGATCACCTCCGGCCTGGACACCGTCACCCGGCGCGGCATCCTCGACCTCCTCACCACCCTGCTCCACGACCGCGGCGACGACCTGTCCCTCGTCCTGATCACCCACGACCTGGACACCGCCGCACTCGCCCACCGCATCGCCGTCCTGGACGCCGGCGAACTCGTCGAGCAGGGTCCGGCCGACCGGGTCCTCACCGCGCCCCGCCATCCGTTCACCCGGTCACTCCTGGAGAGCACGGCCCGTCGTAGGACCGGCCAAGCGACATCGGCCGTCTAGGACGGAAACCGACCTAATAGCGGCCTACCGTCGAAGCATCCAGCACCACCGACGAAGGGGAACACCATGACCGAGGACAGGACTGCCGCTCCCCAGGGCTACACCAGCGTGACCCCCTGGGTCGTCACCGATGACACGGGGGCGTTTCTCGACTTCGTCGCCCAGGCCTTCGAAGGTGAGGAGCTCGGGCGGGTGGTGACCGAGGACGGGCTGATCGGACATGGTGAGATCCGGGTCGGCGACACGGTCGTGCTCGCCTTCGACCGCCGCGCGGAGTGGCCGGTCATGCCGAGCCTGCTGCGCGTCTTCGTCGCCGACGCCGACAAGGCGTTCTCCCGGGCCCTGGCGGCGGGTGGCCAGGTGGTCACCGCCGTGACGAACGACGCCTTCGGGCAGCGGGGCGGCCGTATCAAGGACCCGTTCGGCAACATCTGGTGGGTGGTCAGCCATGTGGAGGACGTGCCCGAGGCGGAGATGTGGCAGCGGTTGCGCGAGCCGGTGTACGCCGAGGCGATGCGCGTGGCCCAGGAGACGCTGGACGCGGAGCTCAGCGGTCGGCGCAGCGGGCGCAGCAGCGCGCCCGTCAGGAGCGGCGACTGACTGGGCCCGCCCCCGGGCCCGGTGCGGCGAGTCCTACGGCGTGTCGCTGACCGGCGGCAGCGCCGCCCAGACCTCTTGCAGCAGCGCCTCGTAGTGCTCCCCGTAAGTGACCACGCCCGCGTACACCGCGTCGAGGGCGGCCCGCAGGGGGTCCGCCTCCGCGGCTCCGGTCACCGCGGGCAGCGCCATGTGGGGCTGGGACATCCGCCGGGACGGGTCCGGGGCACCGCTGGTGACTCCCGTGGTGAACACGGCGGTTGCGGACCGGCGCCCGGGCACCCGCTGCGTCTGGGACCATTCGACGGCGGCGGCCGCGGGACCCACCACCTGCGGTGCCTCCCAGGCCGTCACCCCCGGCCGCGGCGCGGGCGGCTGGAACGGGGGCCGCTCGGGCGGGACGGCGTCGCCCACGGTCCGGTCCGGGGCGTGCGGGTCGTCGGCCAAGGTCTGCCACATGCGCCCCCAGTCGTCGAAGGGCGGCGGCAGAGGGCGCCCCTCCGCGAGCGCGGTGAGCCCGTCGGTGACCCAGTCGAGAGCGGTGAGGCCGGACTGTTCGCAGGCCCGCCGAGCCGCCAACAGGGCCACTGCCCGCTGGACTTCGGGACCGGCGGCGTCGATCGCATGGACCAGGGGCGGGTCGAAGCGCACCAGACCGCGGACGTTGCCCAGGACCTCACGCAGGGCCTGGCTGGGCAGCTGCCCGCCCCACTCCCAGCGTTCCAGGGCGAGTTGGTTCTCCCGCTCGGCCCCCTCCTGTTCGAGTCGCTCGCGGCGCTCGGCCTCGGCCCGCTCTTCCGGGGTGGGCGGCGGCGGTTGCTCGGCGGCGTAGGTGTGCCAGTAGGCGGCGATCTTCGACGTGTGCCGGAGCACGCGGTCGGTGTCCGGTGGGGCGGGCCAGAACTGCAGGAGATAGCAGTCCAGTTGCGGCTCGTCGTCCATCCGGGTGTCTTTCCTGTTCGCCTCGTCCATGCCCTTGGCGCAGTAGCGCACGCGGTAGTCGGTCTCCTCCAGGTCCAGCTCCCAGACGTCTTCGCCCGCCCACTGCACCAGTCGGCTGTCCGCCGAGACGGGACGGAAGGACACCTCCACCACGTCCT includes:
- a CDS encoding class I SAM-dependent DNA methyltransferase, producing MTGPRNLLTDHPELYEARFPDPDRLAGRWTEDCLRRHGAGPRVLDMGCGTGRDAAYLHGVGRTVTGADLSEAMLAHARTHHPGPAYVHADLHGFDVGRFDAVVCLDSALLYCHTNAQLDAFLTSCRRALSPGGLLVAELRNGAYFLGRTDLLDTPTANSVTWQGTVHRSTTTLTVDRTAQLLRRVRVWTADDGSEPVAQHSAWRLLFPQELRHLLAAHGFEVLELHDGPGPRTEPPWQAGQLPGDTADADRLHFVARLHSPA
- a CDS encoding ABC transporter substrate-binding protein; translated protein: MYDERHPGLRRRGFLAATSLGALALTTGCGTADGDSDAKSDGAPKPGGRLRAAFAGGGASETLDPHLANLFADVARAKALYDKLADYGADLSAQPRLATQWEPNKTLDRWQVTLREATFHDGKPVTAEDVLYSYRRIADPDQAFRAKASLEPIDLDASRATGQRSIEFVLKRPTAEFPNVLAAFGAYIVPAEATDFDKKPIGSGPFRFVSFAPGRSAVFRRHDAYWEGAPHLAELEFVVANEESARVNALLGGQVEYAHELNPTTARAHEGKGQIEIVRLRNSAMQAFCMKTDRPPFDDPRVRQAFFLIADRRELVDGALSGAGVVGNDLFGKGYEYYDDSLPQREQDLDKARALLRQAGAENLKVTLDTSAVAAGFTEAASIFRDQAAKAGVTIDVKTGSKDSYWADILDNGTLCCYRSGAMPIEAHISQRLLTGSTTNATKWRHKDFDALYEQAQSTRDESARAAVYDRMQRRLYTEGGFLIWGFADWILGTARTVRGVEAKAPANTLDWARFDKVWLA
- a CDS encoding VOC family protein encodes the protein MTEDRTAAPQGYTSVTPWVVTDDTGAFLDFVAQAFEGEELGRVVTEDGLIGHGEIRVGDTVVLAFDRRAEWPVMPSLLRVFVADADKAFSRALAAGGQVVTAVTNDAFGQRGGRIKDPFGNIWWVVSHVEDVPEAEMWQRLREPVYAEAMRVAQETLDAELSGRRSGRSSAPVRSGD
- a CDS encoding ABC transporter ATP-binding protein, which gives rise to MPPKPVAEEPLAELRELRVEIGSRAIVDGVTLRVVPGKVTALVGASGSGKTTTGLALLGEFPPGARVTGEVRRATDDPVGYVPQHPAAVLNPARRISALLTDIARAQVGHLPRARRRTAARERVLHALAEAQLQDADALLRRHPHQLSGGQQQRVVLAQALLLGARIIVADEPTTGQDALTKSRVVEQLAAVAARGIAVVLLSHDLDVVRALADEVIVMRAGRVVESGPAQRLWSAPRHPWTRELLAGHPQFPTQASSTGRPVLQIRDLVARHRDTTVRGTTEVLRTPRLDLHHGECLAVVGRSGSGKTTLARCLAGLHRDHDGRVLLDGAPLPRSLRGRSRAQLAAVQYVFQDARAAFDEHRPVLHQVARTAVRLRGTDPAAATREALATLAGLGLDEDLARRRPGRLSGGELQRAALARALLARPRVLVCDEITSGLDTVTRRGILDLLTTLLHDRGDDLSLVLITHDLDTAALAHRIAVLDAGELVEQGPADRVLTAPRHPFTRSLLESTARRRTGQATSAV
- a CDS encoding ABC transporter permease, with amino-acid sequence MSTVRTGRFALGVAVIAVPLLIALLGPTFAGQPGPRALSFTLGDGHWLGTDFVGRDVWRQVLHGGRPVVLTALAATALSYLVALPVGLAGALTHRRWLEELLMRPLDVLLAVPSLLLILLAATVFSPGAVGLALLVALVNVPDAARIVRAAAAEAAARPAVEALRMQGETWWRMAVGYVGRSILRTLAADAGTRLTGVLYLVATAAFLGVGVAPDAADWAVMVDRNRTGLFVQPWAVVVPALLIVALTMGTNLLFDAALGGDRGRNAGREARS
- a CDS encoding ABC transporter permease produces the protein MSGLRSFVARRLLLGAAQTVAVVLLVFALTEALPGDAAVALAGDQPDPARIAAIRATMHLDEPAHDRLADWAAGLLHGDLGTSLVSGRPVGQYIADGFGPTLLLAALTLALLVPLGFGLGVFAARHEGRPADRLISSVTLAVYAVPEFALGVLLVTVLALQLAWLPPTAVGYGTDLLGHPAALVLPVLVLLARPVCSLSRLVRAGMIDALASPYVAQARRYGIPALRVHYTHALPGALAPAVQQLARTVDWLLCGVIVVEALFVIPGLGTVLLDAVAERDVPVVQGLAVVFGVLTVVINLGADLVAHRLAPRAGVAA